In the genome of Fimbriimonadia bacterium, the window GACTCGGCTTCCTCGCTCTGGTCGAGGAGGTTCTGGGCTCGCTCAAGCTGTTGTCGGAGCGAGTTCGGGACAGTGACGAGAGGTTGTTGGTCGGTTCTTTGGGGAAGCATGTTGTTTAACTCCAAGGTGTGATCGGGGTCGCACCAACCTCGTCGAAGGTTTGAACAAGAAGCTCAAACCCTGCGTCGGAGGGCTGAAGGCGACGAAGGTGACGAGAGCGCAAGGGGCCGGTTGTGACCACCAGGACGCGAAATTGACTAAATCCATACAGCGACTGGCACTGGCCAGAGCGGGCAAGGGCCTGATAGCCTGTCAGCTTTTCTTTGAAGCGAGGCGCGGAGGCGCGCCCCATGTCGACCTCGACAAAGATGGGCAAGCTTGCCATGAGCAGTCCGTCTGGTCGAAGTTCGAGCCCCTTGGAGCCCTGGATCTTTCGCCAGAGCTGTTGCTCGAATCTCCAAGCTGCGCTCGACTTACGCTGCAAAGCGATCCGAACGTTTGTGACCGACAGAGCATGCTGCACAAAGCGAGGCGAGGAAGTACGGCCCGCTATGAGCGACGAG includes:
- a CDS encoding replication-relaxation family protein, whose translation is MTKRDIMLLRELALSHVLCRDHFLELGYFNSITRANTRLRELKRLELLRRLETPFFGQSLYMATKRAAEVVDARISSLIAGRTSSPRFVQHALSVTNVRIALQRKSSAAWRFEQQLWRKIQGSKGLELRPDGLLMASLPIFVEVDMGRASAPRFKEKLTGYQALARSGQCQSLYGFSQFRVLVVTTGPLRSRHLRRLQPSDAGFELLVQTFDEVGATPITPWS